A portion of the Candidatus Bathyarchaeum sp. genome contains these proteins:
- a CDS encoding ferrous iron transport protein A has protein sequence MHLRFFGGPTMMEVPLAFLSVGAKGKITNIHGGKSLIRRLNDMGLTRDSEVTVICSHCCSNSGHGGPLVVEVKDSRVAFGRGVATKIMVEEVEN, from the coding sequence ATGCATCTACGTTTCTTTGGAGGACCAACAATGATGGAGGTTCCTCTTGCGTTTCTTTCTGTAGGCGCTAAAGGAAAAATCACCAACATCCATGGCGGAAAAAGTCTAATCCGACGACTAAATGATATGGGGCTCACCCGCGATTCTGAAGTAACTGTGATTTGTTCACATTGTTGCTCTAACTCAGGTCACGGAGGACCTTTAGTTGTTGAAGTCAAAGACTCCCGCGTTGCTTTTGGCAGGGGTGTTGCCACAAAAATAATGGTTGAGGAGGTTGAAAACTGA
- a CDS encoding ferrous iron transport protein A: MELQLNKLEPGQNAIVINIKGSGATRRRIMDMGIVRGSKIKVIRRAPLGDPVEFEIRDYNLTLRKKEAECIYVSLEDQQ, translated from the coding sequence ATGGAACTACAACTAAACAAACTAGAACCCGGACAAAACGCCATTGTAATTAACATTAAAGGAAGTGGCGCGACAAGGCGCCGAATAATGGACATGGGCATTGTCCGGGGCTCAAAAATCAAAGTGATCCGCAGAGCACCGTTAGGTGACCCTGTGGAATTTGAAATCCGTGACTACAATTTGACCCTGCGCAAAAAAGAGGCAGAATGCATCTACGTTTCTTTGGAGGACCAACAATGA
- a CDS encoding coproporphyrinogen III oxidase family protein, whose protein sequence is MKQSRPQVEKENTYTKRESWPPYTYRDYADISPETYKEFMEFLSTENTSNKIMEMQPWVSFCDSKCTFCYYPNNAYSSDRMKIYLEALKKELLMYSKTNYIKTSKFDEISLGGGTPSLMTKEQMFGLIGFCEDHFNLMDEYYIKISGSSRSLSKEKLVSAAEYGVYQIDMGAQTFDDNLRRMLNLPDSAEQVKDEIRFAKKLGLCVCIDIMYNIPGQTLQSWIDTVKTAIQLDVEVDAYCLNVDPDTVLYRELQSGKVPPQPSTEVEKKMYVAAYDLFTEAGYKPIGHDRYSRVKWHAEEKCLNGWPWAGILTAGAGCFMGYFQTFSYSNLDLTKGYITAVKEGRFPIAQLLKSTDRDMMRKFMTKLYLRLPVNKVEFKEKFGKLPEDVYPEQIKRLSEKGLIQVNEKEIRLTEVGDLWKANIAWEFAENK, encoded by the coding sequence ATGAAACAGTCTCGCCCACAAGTAGAAAAAGAGAACACCTACACCAAAAGAGAGAGCTGGCCACCATACACATATCGAGATTACGCTGACATCTCCCCTGAAACATATAAAGAATTCATGGAGTTTCTATCAACTGAGAACACTTCCAACAAAATCATGGAGATGCAGCCATGGGTATCCTTCTGTGACTCCAAATGCACTTTTTGTTACTACCCAAATAATGCCTACTCAAGTGACCGAATGAAAATATACCTTGAAGCTCTGAAGAAGGAACTATTGATGTACTCCAAAACAAATTACATCAAAACCAGCAAATTTGATGAAATATCTCTTGGCGGAGGAACACCAAGTCTCATGACCAAAGAGCAAATGTTTGGTCTAATAGGGTTCTGTGAGGACCACTTTAATCTGATGGACGAGTACTACATTAAAATCTCGGGTTCCTCTAGAAGCCTATCCAAAGAAAAACTGGTTTCAGCAGCAGAATATGGCGTCTACCAGATAGACATGGGTGCCCAAACCTTCGACGATAACCTTCGAAGAATGTTAAATCTTCCTGATAGCGCAGAACAGGTAAAAGACGAAATTCGATTTGCCAAAAAACTGGGACTCTGCGTGTGTATAGATATCATGTATAATATCCCTGGACAGACATTGCAGAGTTGGATTGATACTGTGAAGACAGCAATCCAACTGGATGTAGAAGTTGACGCATATTGCCTTAACGTAGATCCAGACACAGTTTTGTACAGAGAACTACAATCTGGGAAGGTACCGCCTCAGCCCAGCACAGAAGTAGAGAAAAAGATGTACGTTGCAGCCTATGATTTATTTACTGAGGCGGGCTACAAGCCGATTGGTCATGACCGTTATTCCCGCGTGAAATGGCATGCTGAAGAAAAATGTCTAAACGGCTGGCCTTGGGCAGGCATCTTAACGGCAGGGGCAGGATGTTTCATGGGCTATTTTCAAACTTTTTCTTACTCTAATTTAGATTTAACAAAAGGATATATTACTGCCGTCAAGGAGGGAAGATTCCCAATTGCTCAACTCTTGAAATCAACAGACAGAGATATGATGCGAAAATTTATGACAAAGCTTTACCTGCGTCTTCCTGTGAATAAAGTTGAATTCAAAGAAAAATTTGGAAAGCTACCCGAAGACGTTTACCCAGAACAGATAAAAAGGCTCAGCGAAAAAGGCTTAATTCAAGTAAATGAAAAAGAAATCAGATTAACCGAAGTTGGAGACCTCTGGAAAGCCAATATCGCATGGGAATTCGCCGAAAACAAATAA
- a CDS encoding ABC transporter ATP-binding protein: protein MNMLEVHNLKVKVNNKVIINNANLELAAKKNYVMFGPNGSGKTTLINAIMGLPQYKIVSGKIYFMGKDITTKSVEERAKLGLALAFQHPPEISGITLSSMLKLCVSKGPKDEFSAEEEDLINAFNLGKFLDRDVNVGFSGGERKRAEILQILLLKPRLLLLDEPDSGVDVESLRLISEQVQRYIDNSGSTAVIVTHKGDVLDYINAEYACVLMKNSVYCFANPKCIYETIKKRGYEECIACQKRTTEGW, encoded by the coding sequence ATGAATATGCTAGAGGTTCATAACCTTAAGGTAAAGGTGAATAACAAAGTCATCATTAATAATGCCAATTTGGAACTAGCTGCAAAGAAGAACTATGTTATGTTTGGACCAAATGGGTCCGGAAAAACAACACTTATCAATGCAATAATGGGTCTTCCTCAATACAAAATAGTTTCAGGAAAAATTTACTTCATGGGTAAAGACATTACCACCAAAAGCGTTGAAGAACGTGCTAAACTGGGTTTAGCCCTTGCTTTTCAGCATCCGCCTGAAATCAGTGGTATTACGCTTTCATCGATGTTGAAATTGTGTGTTAGCAAGGGACCTAAAGATGAGTTTAGTGCCGAAGAGGAAGACTTGATAAATGCTTTCAATCTAGGTAAGTTTTTGGACCGAGATGTTAATGTGGGTTTTTCGGGAGGTGAACGAAAAAGAGCTGAGATTCTTCAAATTTTGCTCTTGAAACCGAGACTCCTTCTTTTGGATGAACCAGATTCAGGCGTAGATGTTGAAAGTCTTAGGTTAATTAGTGAACAGGTTCAAAGGTACATTGATAATAGTGGAAGCACTGCAGTTATTGTTACCCACAAAGGGGATGTGTTGGATTACATAAACGCAGAATATGCTTGTGTTCTAATGAAAAATTCTGTTTACTGTTTTGCTAATCCCAAGTGTATCTATGAGACAATCAAAAAAAGAGGTTATGAAGAATGTATAGCGTGTCAGAAGCGAACAACCGAGGGGTGGTAA